A region from the Azospirillum thiophilum genome encodes:
- a CDS encoding formate dehydrogenase beta subunit — protein MSGHLITVYVPRDSAALSVGADAVAAAIRAEASSRGLPLRIVRNGSRGMLYLEPLVEVETPEGRVAYGPVTPADVPGLFDAGFLTGGGHALGHGPTEEIPYFKKQERLTFARCGIIDPLSVEDYRAHGGFRGLENALAMSAAEIVKVVTDSGLRGRGGAGFPTGIKWNTVMQAKADEKFVCCNADEGDSGTFADRMIIEGDPFCLIEGMTIAAIAVGATSGYVYMRSEYPHATATLRHAIKLAYDEGWLGDNIHGTDRTFHLDVRVGAGAYICGEETAMLESLEGKRGMVRAKPPLPALEGLFGKPTVVNNVLSLCSVPIILDKGGEYYRDFGVGRSRGTLPFQLAGNIKQGGIVEKAFGITLHELLYEYGGGTISGRPIRAVQVGGPLGAYLPPSQFDLPKDYEAFAAQEAMVGHGGIVVFDDTVDMARQARFAMEFCVAESCGKCTPCRIGSTRGMETLDKIIAGKNVDANLTLLADLCEVMVDGSLCAMGGMTPYPVRSAVKHFPEDFRKTPRNSGAVRVTHIAAE, from the coding sequence ATGAGCGGCCATCTGATCACCGTCTATGTCCCGCGCGACTCCGCCGCCCTGTCGGTCGGCGCCGATGCGGTGGCCGCCGCCATCCGGGCCGAGGCGTCCTCGCGCGGCCTGCCGCTGCGCATCGTCCGCAATGGCTCCCGCGGCATGCTGTATCTGGAGCCGCTGGTCGAGGTCGAGACGCCGGAAGGCCGCGTCGCCTACGGCCCGGTCACCCCGGCCGACGTGCCCGGCCTGTTCGACGCCGGCTTCCTGACCGGCGGCGGGCACGCGCTCGGCCACGGCCCGACCGAGGAAATCCCCTATTTCAAGAAGCAGGAGCGGCTGACCTTCGCCCGCTGCGGCATCATCGATCCGCTGTCGGTCGAGGATTACCGCGCCCATGGCGGCTTCCGCGGGCTGGAGAACGCGCTGGCGATGTCCGCGGCGGAGATCGTCAAGGTCGTCACCGACAGCGGCCTGCGCGGCCGCGGCGGCGCAGGCTTCCCCACCGGCATCAAGTGGAACACGGTGATGCAGGCGAAGGCGGACGAGAAGTTCGTCTGCTGCAACGCCGACGAGGGTGACAGCGGCACCTTCGCCGACCGCATGATCATCGAAGGCGACCCCTTCTGCCTGATCGAGGGCATGACCATCGCCGCCATCGCGGTGGGGGCGACCTCGGGCTACGTCTACATGCGCTCGGAATATCCGCACGCCACCGCGACCCTGCGCCACGCGATCAAGCTCGCCTATGACGAGGGCTGGCTCGGCGACAACATCCACGGCACCGACCGCACCTTCCATCTCGACGTCCGCGTCGGCGCCGGCGCCTACATCTGCGGCGAAGAGACCGCGATGCTGGAAAGCCTGGAGGGCAAGCGCGGCATGGTCCGCGCCAAGCCGCCGCTGCCGGCGCTGGAGGGCCTGTTCGGCAAGCCGACCGTGGTCAACAACGTGCTGTCGCTCTGCTCGGTGCCGATCATCCTCGACAAGGGCGGCGAGTATTACCGCGACTTCGGCGTCGGCCGGTCGCGCGGCACGCTGCCCTTCCAGCTCGCCGGCAACATCAAACAGGGCGGCATCGTCGAGAAGGCCTTCGGCATCACCCTGCACGAGCTGCTCTACGAGTATGGCGGCGGCACCATCAGCGGCAGGCCGATCCGCGCGGTGCAGGTCGGCGGCCCGCTCGGCGCCTATCTGCCGCCCTCGCAGTTCGACCTGCCCAAGGATTACGAGGCCTTCGCCGCGCAGGAGGCGATGGTCGGCCATGGCGGCATCGTCGTCTTCGACGACACCGTCGACATGGCCCGGCAGGCCCGCTTCGCCATGGAGTTCTGCGTGGCGGAATCCTGCGGGAAATGCACCCCCTGCCGCATCGGCTCGACCCGCGGCATGGAGACGCTGGACAAGATCATCGCCGGCAAGAATGTCGACGCGAACCTCACCCTGCTCGCCGATCTCTGCGAGGTGATGGTGGACGGCTCGCTCTGCGCCATGGGCGGCATGACGCCCTATCCGGTGCGCAGCGCCGTCAAGCATTTCCCCGAGGATTTCCGCAAGACGCCCAGGAATTCCGGGGCCGTCCGCGTCACCCACATCGCCGCCGAATAA
- a CDS encoding formate dehydrogenase subunit gamma, with protein sequence MTIVADNRHLRGALLPILHALQEEFGYIDEEAIPLLATELNLSRADVHGVVSFYHEFRREKPGRHILKVCRAEACQSMGANALVDHIKKRLQVDFHGTTADGAFTLEQVFCLGNCALSPAVMIDENLHGRVSPDRFDELAAEMRADPQAHRQIPRTLSHSHKGSQKGHAQ encoded by the coding sequence ATGACGATTGTCGCAGACAATCGGCATCTGCGCGGCGCCCTGCTGCCGATCCTTCACGCGCTGCAGGAAGAGTTCGGCTACATCGACGAGGAGGCCATCCCCCTGCTGGCGACGGAGCTGAACCTCTCGCGCGCCGACGTGCATGGCGTGGTGTCCTTCTATCACGAATTCCGCCGCGAGAAGCCCGGCCGCCACATCCTCAAGGTCTGCCGGGCCGAGGCCTGCCAGTCGATGGGCGCCAACGCGCTGGTCGACCACATCAAGAAGCGGCTCCAGGTCGATTTCCACGGCACCACCGCCGACGGCGCCTTCACGCTGGAACAGGTGTTCTGCCTGGGCAACTGCGCGCTGTCGCCGGCAGTCATGATCGACGAGAACCTGCATGGCCGGGTGTCGCCGGACCGCTTCGACGAGCTGGCGGCCGAGATGCGGGCCGACCCGCAGGCGCACCGGCAAATTCCCCGCACCCTCAGCCATTCCCACAAGGGCAGCCAGAAGGGGCACGCGCAATGA
- a CDS encoding LysR family transcriptional regulator, translated as MFRKFIYLLALAREKHFGRAAESCHVSQPTLSNAIRQLEEELQVPIVERGQKFEGFTPEGLKVLEYARRIVGERDSLRHELLALAQGVTGHLRLGAIPTALPAVPHVLTPFTTRFPHIRATVTSLSSREIQRGLDEFELDAAITYLDNEPLNNVRTLPLYSERYYLLARRADLSDALIAQEAVPWEKAADLRLCLLTSDMQNRRIADTAFRMTGRTVEPAMETNSIVTLYTIVRAGSCASIVPGQLLTFVPPLPELVALPLVDPELSHVVGLAYADRDPPPPLAKALAVAAADADIAQRVAIGVADAMIPWRLAIR; from the coding sequence ATGTTCCGCAAATTCATCTATCTGCTGGCGCTGGCGCGCGAGAAGCATTTCGGCCGGGCGGCGGAGAGCTGCCACGTCTCGCAGCCGACCCTGTCCAACGCGATCCGCCAGCTGGAGGAGGAGCTTCAGGTCCCCATCGTCGAGCGCGGCCAGAAGTTCGAGGGCTTCACCCCGGAAGGGCTGAAGGTGCTGGAATATGCCCGCCGCATCGTCGGCGAGCGCGACAGCCTGCGGCATGAGCTGCTGGCGCTGGCCCAGGGTGTCACCGGCCATCTGCGGTTGGGCGCCATCCCGACGGCGCTGCCGGCGGTTCCCCATGTGCTGACGCCCTTCACCACCCGCTTCCCGCACATTCGCGCCACCGTCACCTCGCTGAGTTCGCGCGAGATCCAGCGCGGGCTCGACGAGTTCGAGCTGGACGCCGCCATCACCTATCTCGACAACGAGCCGCTGAACAACGTCCGCACCCTGCCGCTCTATTCGGAACGCTATTACCTGCTGGCCCGGCGCGCCGACCTGTCCGACGCGCTGATCGCGCAGGAGGCGGTGCCGTGGGAGAAGGCGGCCGACCTTCGGCTCTGCCTGCTGACCTCCGACATGCAGAACCGCCGGATCGCCGACACGGCCTTCCGCATGACCGGGCGGACGGTGGAGCCGGCGATGGAGACCAACTCCATCGTCACCCTCTATACCATCGTGCGGGCCGGATCCTGCGCCAGCATCGTCCCCGGCCAGCTGCTGACCTTCGTTCCGCCCCTGCCGGAGCTGGTGGCGCTGCCGCTGGTCGACCCGGAGCTGAGCCATGTCGTCGGGCTTGCCTATGCCGACCGCGACCCGCCGCCGCCGCTGGCCAAGGCGCTGGCGGTCGCCGCGGCGGATGCCGACATCGCCCAGCGCGTCGCCATCGGCGTCGCCGACGCGATGATTCCCTGGCGGCTGGCGATCCGCTAA
- a CDS encoding SMP-30/gluconolactonase/LRE family protein: protein MTAGPAFTCVLDARAKLGEGPVWSAADQALYWVDIKGRALNRFDPATGATLALPLPEEIGCVAPRKGGGFIAGLRSGLWQLDGEGGLVACLAANPEDQGASRFNDGKVDPAGRYLAGTLDEPKAGGKAHLYRYDHRGLAVLAGGLLTSNGLAFSPDGRTLYHADTPTFTVRRYRYDPATGEISDGELFIRLQPTADDRGRPDGAAVDAEGCYWTALYEGGRVARFSPDGVLLSEHPVPARCPTMVAFGGPDLRTLYLTTASAGRPADELERFPQSGGLFAMPVEVAGLPVPPFDPAA, encoded by the coding sequence ATGACCGCCGGACCCGCCTTTACCTGTGTGCTCGACGCCCGTGCCAAGCTGGGGGAGGGGCCGGTCTGGTCGGCGGCCGACCAGGCCCTCTACTGGGTCGACATCAAGGGCCGGGCGTTGAACCGCTTCGATCCGGCGACCGGCGCCACCCTTGCCCTGCCGCTGCCGGAGGAGATCGGCTGCGTCGCTCCGCGCAAGGGCGGCGGCTTCATCGCCGGGCTGCGCTCCGGCCTGTGGCAGCTGGACGGGGAGGGCGGGTTGGTCGCCTGCCTCGCCGCCAATCCCGAGGACCAGGGGGCCAGCCGCTTCAACGACGGCAAGGTCGATCCGGCCGGCCGCTATCTCGCCGGCACGCTGGACGAGCCGAAGGCGGGCGGCAAGGCGCATCTCTACCGCTATGACCATCGCGGGCTGGCGGTGCTGGCCGGCGGGCTGCTGACCTCCAACGGCCTCGCCTTCAGTCCGGACGGGCGGACGCTGTACCATGCCGACACCCCGACCTTCACCGTGCGCCGCTACCGCTACGACCCCGCCACCGGCGAAATCTCTGACGGCGAGCTGTTCATCCGGCTCCAGCCCACCGCCGACGACCGCGGCCGGCCCGACGGCGCCGCGGTGGACGCGGAGGGCTGCTACTGGACCGCGCTGTACGAGGGCGGGCGGGTGGCGCGCTTCTCTCCCGACGGCGTGCTGCTGTCCGAGCATCCGGTGCCGGCCCGCTGCCCGACCATGGTGGCTTTCGGCGGGCCGGACCTGCGCACCCTCTACCTGACCACCGCCAGCGCCGGCCGCCCGGCCGACGAGCTGGAGCGGTTTCCGCAATCGGGCGGCCTGTTCGCCATGCCGGTCGAGGTGGCGGGCCTGCCGGTGCCGCCGTTCGACCCGGCGGCCTGA
- the gcvA gene encoding transcriptional regulator GcvA yields MRKRISIKALQAFEAAARLGSFATAAEDLGLTPSAISHQVKILEEQLGLPLFHRVHRSVALTDAGRTYANEIIGAFARMEAATRNVTTTGSGTTILTVRSMPSFATQWLMPRLTRVKALHPAIDIRLQASVSPIDLTAGAVDVDIRYNPGPPPAGCVLEQFPEDIIVPMCSPALANGLNPIREPRDLSRHILIHSEVNILGWRDWARRQRGVQLDMERGLRFDRSFMAISAAADGMGVCLDSLLLARQELQSGRLVVPFPTHGLRAQGHGFVTLKSTADLPKIRLFRQWLFGELEAGRRWEEQYLASLGEVGGS; encoded by the coding sequence ATGCGGAAACGGATCTCCATCAAGGCTTTGCAGGCCTTCGAAGCCGCGGCGCGGCTCGGTTCCTTCGCGACCGCGGCGGAGGATCTCGGCCTGACGCCCTCGGCCATCAGCCATCAGGTGAAAATTCTGGAGGAACAGCTTGGCCTGCCGCTGTTCCATCGGGTTCACAGGTCGGTCGCCCTGACCGATGCCGGCCGGACCTATGCCAACGAGATCATCGGCGCCTTCGCCCGGATGGAGGCGGCCACCCGCAACGTCACCACGACCGGCAGCGGCACCACCATCCTCACCGTGCGCTCGATGCCCAGCTTCGCCACCCAATGGCTGATGCCGCGGCTGACCCGGGTGAAGGCGCTGCATCCCGCCATCGACATCCGCCTGCAGGCATCGGTGTCGCCCATCGACCTGACGGCCGGGGCGGTGGACGTCGACATCCGCTACAACCCCGGCCCGCCTCCCGCCGGCTGCGTGCTGGAGCAGTTCCCGGAGGACATCATCGTGCCGATGTGTTCGCCGGCATTGGCGAACGGCCTGAACCCGATCCGCGAGCCCCGGGATCTCAGCCGCCACATCCTGATCCATTCGGAGGTCAACATCCTCGGCTGGCGCGACTGGGCGCGGCGGCAGCGCGGCGTGCAGCTGGACATGGAGCGCGGCCTGCGCTTCGACCGTTCCTTCATGGCGATCAGCGCCGCGGCGGACGGGATGGGCGTGTGCCTGGACAGCCTGCTGCTCGCCCGGCAGGAGCTTCAGTCCGGCCGCCTCGTCGTCCCCTTCCCCACCCACGGGCTGCGGGCGCAGGGGCATGGCTTCGTGACGTTGAAATCGACCGCCGACCTTCCGAAGATCCGGCTGTTCCGCCAATGGCTGTTCGGCGAGCTGGAAGCGGGCCGCCGGTGGGAGGAGCAGTATCTGGCCTCGCTGGGAGAGGTCGGCGGCAGCTGA
- a CDS encoding SDR family NAD(P)-dependent oxidoreductase: protein MLLSNKVCVITGAASRRGIGKATARLFALHGGRAIILDLDGAQAAEAAAELGEAHRGFACDVTDRDACFAAATRVVEEFGRIDVLVNNAGITQPLKFMDIGPKNYEAVTDVSLRGTLYMSQAVVPHMRERKAGSIVCISSVSAQRGGGIFGGPHYSAAKAGVLGLAKAMARELGPDNVRVNSVTPGLIQTDITGGKLTDELRTEILKGIPLNRLGDAEDVARSCLFLASELSSYITGATLDVNGGMLIH, encoded by the coding sequence ATGCTGCTGTCCAACAAGGTCTGCGTGATCACCGGCGCCGCGTCGCGCCGCGGGATCGGCAAGGCGACCGCGAGGCTTTTCGCGCTGCATGGCGGCCGCGCGATCATCCTGGACCTCGACGGCGCCCAGGCCGCCGAAGCCGCCGCCGAACTGGGCGAGGCGCATCGCGGCTTCGCCTGCGACGTGACCGACCGCGACGCCTGCTTCGCCGCCGCGACCCGCGTGGTCGAGGAGTTCGGCCGCATCGACGTGCTGGTCAACAATGCCGGCATCACCCAGCCGCTGAAGTTCATGGACATCGGCCCGAAGAACTACGAGGCGGTGACCGACGTCAGTCTGCGCGGCACGCTGTACATGAGCCAGGCGGTCGTCCCCCACATGCGCGAGCGCAAGGCGGGCTCCATCGTCTGCATCTCGTCGGTCTCGGCGCAGCGCGGCGGCGGCATCTTCGGCGGCCCGCACTACAGCGCGGCAAAGGCCGGCGTGCTGGGCCTCGCCAAGGCGATGGCGCGCGAGCTGGGGCCGGACAATGTCCGGGTCAACTCCGTCACCCCCGGCCTGATCCAGACCGACATCACCGGCGGCAAGCTGACCGACGAGCTGCGCACGGAAATCCTCAAGGGCATCCCGCTGAACCGGCTGGGCGACGCCGAGGATGTGGCCCGCTCCTGCCTGTTCCTGGCGTCGGAGCTGTCCTCCTACATCACCGGGGCCACGCTGGACGTCAACGGCGGCATGCTGATCCACTGA
- a CDS encoding transketolase, giving the protein MDTATDTTPLGHNVPLAERAYRIRRNALLMGEVQGQGYIGQALDIADVLAVSYFHAMRYRPEDPHWEERDRFLLSNGHYAIALYAALIEAGIVPAEELETYGSDDSRLPMSGMASYTPGMEMSGGSLGLGLSIAVGIGLGLKRKASASRVYTLFSDGELDEGSVWEAIMSAAHYKLDNLIAIVDVNNQQADGPSTQVMAFEPLVDKLEAFGWFVQRVDGNDMDAVVAAFDAAKSHPAQKPRMIVCDTKMGKGVPFLEAREKNHFIRVDAHEWQLALDALDAGRTA; this is encoded by the coding sequence GTGGACACCGCAACCGACACCACCCCGCTGGGGCACAATGTGCCGCTCGCCGAACGCGCCTACCGCATCCGCCGCAACGCCCTGCTGATGGGCGAGGTGCAGGGCCAGGGCTATATCGGGCAAGCGCTGGACATCGCCGACGTGCTGGCCGTCTCCTATTTCCACGCCATGCGCTACCGGCCCGAGGACCCGCATTGGGAGGAACGCGACCGCTTCCTGCTGTCGAACGGCCATTACGCCATCGCCCTCTACGCCGCGCTGATCGAGGCCGGAATCGTTCCGGCGGAAGAGCTGGAGACCTACGGAAGCGACGACAGCCGCCTGCCGATGTCGGGCATGGCCAGCTACACGCCGGGCATGGAGATGTCGGGCGGTTCGCTCGGGCTGGGGCTCAGCATCGCGGTCGGGATCGGGCTGGGGCTGAAGCGCAAGGCATCGGCCAGCCGCGTCTACACCCTGTTCTCCGACGGCGAGCTGGACGAGGGGTCGGTGTGGGAAGCCATCATGTCGGCCGCCCATTACAAGCTCGACAACCTGATCGCCATCGTCGACGTCAACAACCAGCAGGCCGACGGCCCGTCCACCCAGGTCATGGCGTTCGAGCCGCTGGTCGACAAGCTGGAGGCCTTCGGCTGGTTCGTCCAGCGGGTCGACGGCAACGACATGGACGCGGTGGTCGCAGCCTTCGATGCCGCCAAGTCCCACCCGGCCCAGAAGCCGCGGATGATCGTCTGCGACACGAAGATGGGCAAGGGCGTGCCCTTCCTCGAAGCCCGCGAAAAGAACCACTTCATCCGCGTCGACGCGCACGAATGGCAGCTGGCGCTGGACGCGCTCGACGCCGGGAGGACCGCATGA
- a CDS encoding transketolase family protein, protein MSTTTGATAAANPAKPRLKTSAMIASIAAEGQRTRPAPFGHALVELARQRPEIVGMTADLGKYTDLHIFAQAHPERFYQMGMAEQLLMGAASGMAHEGMMPFVTTYAVFASRRAYDFVHQTIAEENRNVKIACALPGLTSGYGPSHQAAEDLALMRAMPNMVVIDPCDAHEIEQVVPAMAAHQGPVYMRLLRGNVPLVLDEYDYTFELGKAKLLRDGAEVLVISSGIMTMRALEVAQRLEADKVGVAVLHVPTIKPLDTEAILREAGRTGRMVVVAENHTVIGGLGEAVAGTLLRGGVTPVFRQIGLPDEFLKAGALPTLHDLYGISTDAMAASIRGWL, encoded by the coding sequence ATGAGCACCACCACCGGCGCCACCGCCGCCGCCAATCCGGCCAAGCCGCGCCTGAAGACCTCGGCCATGATCGCCTCGATCGCGGCCGAGGGGCAGCGGACCAGGCCGGCCCCCTTCGGGCATGCGCTGGTCGAGCTGGCGAGGCAGCGGCCGGAGATCGTCGGCATGACCGCCGACCTCGGCAAATACACCGACCTGCACATCTTCGCCCAGGCCCATCCCGAGCGCTTCTATCAGATGGGCATGGCCGAGCAGCTGCTGATGGGGGCGGCGTCGGGCATGGCGCATGAGGGCATGATGCCCTTCGTCACCACCTACGCCGTCTTCGCCTCGCGCCGCGCCTATGATTTCGTCCACCAGACGATTGCGGAGGAGAACCGCAACGTCAAGATCGCCTGCGCCCTGCCCGGCCTGACCTCCGGCTACGGGCCCAGCCATCAGGCGGCGGAGGATCTGGCGCTGATGCGCGCCATGCCGAACATGGTGGTGATCGACCCCTGCGACGCGCATGAGATCGAGCAGGTGGTGCCCGCCATGGCCGCCCACCAGGGCCCGGTCTACATGCGCCTGCTGCGCGGCAACGTCCCGCTGGTGCTCGACGAATACGACTACACATTCGAGCTCGGCAAGGCCAAGCTGCTGCGCGACGGCGCCGAGGTCCTGGTCATCTCGTCCGGCATCATGACGATGCGGGCACTGGAGGTGGCGCAGCGGCTGGAGGCCGACAAGGTCGGCGTCGCGGTGCTCCACGTCCCCACCATCAAGCCGCTCGACACCGAGGCCATCCTGCGCGAGGCCGGCCGGACCGGCCGCATGGTGGTGGTCGCCGAGAACCACACCGTCATCGGCGGGCTGGGCGAGGCGGTGGCGGGCACCCTGCTGCGCGGCGGCGTCACCCCGGTCTTCCGCCAGATCGGCCTGCCCGACGAGTTCCTGAAGGCCGGCGCCCTGCCGACCCTGCACGACCTCTACGGCATCTCCACCGATGCCATGGCGGCCAGCATCAGGGGCTGGCTGTAG
- a CDS encoding TRAP transporter substrate-binding protein, protein MKKLLLSLVMGTALVASPAWAQQVLRLAHNAAPGNPKAEASLKFAELVAKKTDGRVKIEVGGSAQYGDDVEALTSMRLGTLAFSANSQGTTSGVVPEYAVLGLPFLFQSLPQAWKMLDGPVAKKLDEVSKAKGLVLLAMWDNGIRHVSNNVRPITKPEDLAGIKIRTPPDPMTVDIFKALGANPTPLAFSELYIALQQGVVDGQENPLMNIHSSKLFEVQKYISLTGHKYESTPLLASKMVFDTLSKADQKAVLDAAAEAGKLNREMSAKADSELRSKMEDAGVKFNTVDPAPFVAKTKSVYDKWEKQFPELVALVRKEAAAGAAP, encoded by the coding sequence ATGAAGAAGCTGCTTTTGTCGCTGGTGATGGGCACCGCCCTGGTCGCCTCGCCGGCCTGGGCCCAGCAGGTCCTGCGCCTGGCCCACAACGCGGCCCCGGGCAATCCGAAGGCGGAAGCCTCGCTGAAGTTCGCGGAACTCGTCGCCAAGAAGACGGACGGGCGGGTGAAGATCGAGGTCGGCGGCAGCGCCCAGTACGGCGACGACGTCGAGGCGCTGACCAGCATGCGGCTGGGCACGCTGGCCTTCAGCGCCAACTCGCAGGGCACCACCTCGGGCGTCGTTCCGGAATATGCGGTGCTCGGCCTGCCCTTCCTGTTCCAGTCGCTGCCGCAGGCCTGGAAGATGCTGGACGGCCCGGTGGCCAAGAAGCTGGACGAGGTGTCGAAGGCCAAGGGGCTGGTCCTGCTGGCGATGTGGGACAACGGCATCCGCCACGTCTCCAACAATGTCCGCCCGATCACCAAGCCGGAGGATCTGGCCGGCATCAAGATCCGCACGCCGCCGGACCCGATGACGGTCGACATCTTCAAGGCGCTGGGCGCCAACCCGACGCCGCTGGCCTTCTCCGAACTCTACATCGCGCTGCAGCAGGGCGTCGTCGACGGGCAGGAGAACCCGCTGATGAACATCCACTCCTCCAAGCTCTTCGAGGTGCAGAAATACATTTCGCTGACCGGCCACAAGTATGAATCGACCCCGCTGCTGGCCAGCAAGATGGTGTTCGACACGCTGTCCAAGGCCGACCAGAAGGCGGTGCTGGACGCGGCGGCCGAGGCCGGCAAGCTGAACCGCGAGATGTCCGCCAAGGCCGATAGTGAGCTGCGGTCGAAGATGGAGGATGCCGGCGTGAAGTTCAACACGGTCGACCCGGCCCCCTTCGTCGCCAAGACGAAGTCGGTCTATGACAAGTGGGAGAAGCAGTTCCCCGAGCTGGTGGCCCTGGTCCGCAAGGAGGCTGCGGCCGGAGCGGCGCCGTGA
- a CDS encoding TRAP transporter small permease has product MAVSHGREQGVAGFPATLLQAADGAIAAVAAAAAILSLVVLFLALGAEVVVRYLTTQGLGWPSELPNLLFPWLVMGGVVLAAQKGAHISVTLMLDMLPRAAARALLLAMQVVVAATFFYLAYIGLAVIEITGSEIYPVTGISARWAYLSLIAGFVGVGLTAVTTFLRLLIAEDPRSVRAHVSEEEI; this is encoded by the coding sequence ATGGCGGTATCCCACGGGCGGGAGCAGGGGGTGGCGGGGTTTCCCGCCACCCTCCTCCAGGCGGCCGACGGCGCGATCGCCGCCGTTGCTGCCGCCGCAGCGATCCTGTCGCTGGTCGTGCTGTTCCTGGCGCTGGGGGCGGAGGTCGTCGTCCGCTACCTCACCACCCAGGGGCTGGGCTGGCCGTCGGAACTGCCGAACCTGCTGTTCCCCTGGCTGGTGATGGGCGGCGTCGTGCTGGCGGCGCAGAAGGGCGCGCACATCTCGGTCACGCTGATGCTCGACATGCTGCCCCGCGCCGCGGCGCGGGCGCTGCTGCTGGCGATGCAGGTGGTCGTGGCCGCGACCTTCTTCTATCTCGCCTATATCGGCCTCGCGGTCATCGAGATCACCGGCAGCGAGATCTATCCGGTGACGGGCATCAGCGCCCGCTGGGCCTACCTGTCGCTGATCGCCGGTTTCGTCGGCGTGGGCCTGACCGCCGTCACCACCTTCCTGCGCCTTCTGATCGCCGAGGATCCGCGGTCGGTCCGCGCCCATGTGTCGGAGGAAGAGATATGA